CCGCAATTTTCAGAATACCACATGATAAAACCTGTACAGGTAAATAAAAAGAAAAAGAACTTATGCGGTTATGTTATGTTACTTAAAAAAGTTAAAAACTAAACTATCTCTTTTTTGTGCTTGATTATAATGAAACACTGTGGCTTACCGCAGTGTTTTTTATTATAGGCTGTTGGCAATAATACTACTATTATCAGTTGCTCCTGCTTTTCGCTGCAAGTCCGCCACATCTCCACGCACACATCATCAGCGGGCTTTTCGCTTCACTCAGGCAGTCCTTGAACCCATTATCATTATTCAACCATACGAGGATTATAAGTTTTACAAAACGCTTATTGATCTGCATGCATTTTTTTCTCAATAGCATCAAAGTCTAAGGACAAGGACCTGAACTCTGCTTGTTGCCGCATCCGTTGTTTATCTGCAAACCCATATTCCGCGGCCTTTATCAGGTCATCTTCTGTTGCTTTTGAATTTCCGTTGCGTGCGTTTACTATCGCAGAAAAATACCAGGCATCGCTATTCGTTGGATCTGCCATTTTATATAAGCTTACAAAATACTGTGCTTCTGCATTCTTATTAGCATTTATCATTTGATTGCTGATAGAATAAAAAGCAAGAGATAAATAAGCCAGCAAACGCTTATTCATGGCACCTTCATCAGTTGAAGCTGCTGCTTTTTTATTCAATTCCTGAATGGTAGTTGTCCAGTAATTAACATCCCCATTTTGAAAAGCTTCATTATAACGGCTCTTTATATTTTCTTCTTGGGTAAACAACAGGTGTTGGCTTGTTGCTTGTTGTTGATATAAAGGATTTGACAAAATCAAAAGATCTTTTGTTTTAAAAAAAGCCGTCTCATCCGATACGCCATCCAACAGGCTGATTAAAAGCTTGCAGGTAGCATCCGCTTCTAATAACTTATTATCTGAAATATCATCCTCAATTGTTCGTTTTTCCTTGATTACAAGATCACTGATGAATTCATTGTTAACTGCAATTTGCTTGCTGCGCATGGCATCCAATTGCAACCCGGCAAAAGCCATATTCATTGTAGCTTGAGCCGCCCATTCATGCTTACCGTTAAAAAGTAATAAACGGTGATGTGTAGTTGTTTTATCCAAAGCATTTACAAAAGAAATCACATTGGTCATGTTCATATCGCCGGTACCTGCAATTCCGGTAAAGCTAAAACCAAAATTGCCGGGTGTAACTCCATCCGGTAACGCAGCACTATTGGCTATTACACCTTTTATGCGACTATCGCTTAAAGCGATATAGCCTGCCACTTTAGCACCACCGGAAAACCCGCAGGCATACATTCTTGTTGTATCAATGCTTATTCTGCTGATGACATCTGCTGACAATGTGTTCCAAATATTTTGTGCTATCGAAAAATCATTCCCGTTCTTTGAATTATTGCTTCCCACTAAAATAAAACCATACTTATCTGCCAGTATTTTATATTTGTTCAAAGGCAATGCACCAGCTGCATGCGGATCGAAAAAAAAGACTACAGGCGGTCTTTGTTTACCATATGTTACCGGAATGTATAAAGCATATGACTGTATGGTATCACTTGTACAAACTACATTTGAAATTATTTTTCCTTTTGGCAATGTATCTTTTATTGGAGCTATTACATGAACAGCACCATCAACCTTTTCTTTTGAATGAAGATCAGTGCAGGATATAATTCCGAATAGAGCAATAAAAAATCGTATAGGCATATTTAAAATTACATTTTTATTTTAGTTGGTTTTTAAATTCGTTATATAAGCAACCACTTAAAATAATTTTGCGTTCTAACCAGCAAAAAATCATCAATGAAACTATTTTCACTGGCTGCAATAGTTATTCTATTATTAACAGCGTTATTTTCCTGCAGCAAAGACCCGGTTACAAACCCTGAAAGAAAGATCAGGTACATACTTTATACCAACCAGGATTTTTCCGGAGATAAGGATACGATCCGTTTCACTTTATTAATGCACAATCATACCGGTAAAATGTTTGATTCCGCAATAGCTCCAATGACGGTAGAAAACATCCCTGATTTTAATCATAAGATCGTTATTGACAGGCTGATCCCCAACAATGATACCTCTACTTTTTCCGTTGGCTTTTCATATTATATAGACAATGTAGGTTTAGCCTGGTCTATAGATACTTGTTCTGCAGGCGTTACATACAAAGAAGTAAGACTTGACTTTAAATAACTATTTCCTAGTTATAAAATACAATTATTCTTAAAACATAGTTAATTACCTTTTTTCATACAGCAATTTGTTGATGCATTATGTCAACAAAGAAAAACTTTATGAAAAAAATTATCTTACTACTATTAGTATGCTGTACAATTGTAACAACAAAAGCACAGTTAAATGCGGGAGAAAAAGCTATTGGCGGAAGCATTAGTTTTAATTTACAGGATTATAATACTAACAATGATCAATTGGCTACGCCGTCTCGCTATGCACGTGCAAATGCATTTATAACTTTAGGCAAATTTATTAGTCCGGCTCGTGAACGAGGTTTTCTGCTCTCATACTCTCTCTCCTCTCAAACAAATTGGTATGGCAATGATGTTACCACCATTACTCATACAATTGGAGCAGGCTATTTTAGAAACTACTACAAATCAATAGGCAAAAACTTTTTTCTTTCTTTGAACTGGAATATTAGTGGAAATGGCATATTTAGTGCCGGTCCTGATTCCTCCGCCAATGGGGAACCGGTAATGAAAACAAAAGGATGGGGAATTAGCACTTCAATTAATCCCGGAATTATTTATAAAATAGATAAACGATGGCTCGTAACTATGCAACTCAATAACATAGCTTTCTTAGGTTATTCCCATCTCGAAGAACAAACCATTCAACCGCAAAACTCTTATACAACTACTACCAATGATCTTACAGCATATTCATCGTTAAATAATGTATCACTTGGAAGCATTTCCATCGGATTTAAATACATAATGAACCCTAAGTAAACTATCTATCAATAAAAAAACTCCTCTGCAAAACAGAGGAGTTTTTTATAAAATACTTTTATTGATTATTACACCACCAACATTGCATCACCATAACTAAAGAAACGATATTTATCTTTTATCGCTTTCTTGTACGCTTCCATTGTTAATTCATAACCTGCAAAGGCACAGGTCATAATTAATAAGCTTGTTTTAGGCAAGTGAAAATTTGTAATTAAAGAATCTGCAATAGAAAAATCGTAAGGCGGGTGAATGAACATATTGGTCCAGCCTTCAGATGGCTTTAATAATTTTTGCGCTGTAAAAGAAGATTCCATTGCACGCATGGTAGTAGTACCCACTGAGCAGATCCTTCTGCCATCTTCTTTTGCTTTATTTACAATTTTACAAGCTGTATCATCAATAGCATAATATTCTGCATCCATTTTATGCTTGCTCAAATCTTCCACTTCAATCGGGCGAAAAGTTCCTAACCCTGTATGTAAGGTAACTTCCGCAAAACGAAGACCTTTAATTTCCAAACGCTTAATTAGTTCTTTACTAAAATGCAAACCTGCTGTAGGCGCAGCAACTGCTCCTTCATGCTTTGCATATACCGTTTGATAACGTTCTTTATCTTCTTCGTCGGGCTTGCGTTTAATATATTTTGGCAAAGGTGTTTCACCTAAAAATTCCAGCATTTCACGGAAAGATTCTTCCGAGCTTTCCCATAAGAAACGAATGGTACGTCCACGGCTTGTAGTATTATCAATAACTTCTGCTACCAGTTCATCATTCTCACCAAAATATAATTTATTACCTACACGAATTTTACGGGCAGGATCAACAATTACATCCCACAAGCGATTCGGCCTATTTAATTCACGCAATAGAAACACTTCTATCTTAGCACCGGTTTTTTCCTTACGTCCATACATACGTGCAGGAAACACTTTCGTGTTATTCACTACCATCACGTCTTTATCATCAAAGTATTCAATGATGTCGCGAAAATGGCGGTTTTCAAGCTGACCGGTTTTACGATGGATAACCATCATGCGACTGTCTTCTCTTTTTTTAGTTGGATTTTGTGCGATAAGATTTAGTGGAAGGTCGAATCTGAACTGACTTAACTTCATGTGAACCAATTATTTTTTTAGTAAATGATCACATGCCGCGGATGCTGTTGTTACAGAGATTGTCCCTTATTGCAGGGCGCTTATCATGTTACGGCATGATTTTCAAAGATTGCGAAGGTAAGGAATAATCAACAAATTCAGGTTAATAATATAAAGGTCAAAATTCAAGCTTGAATTTTGACCTTTATGAATGGTGTTTCTTTATTAATTCATTGGAACTTCTACTGCCAGTAATTCAGCATCTTCATTTGCCTGTATGGTAAAACTGTCTGTATCCCAAACACCCAAAGCATCTCTCTTATTCAATGTTGTACCATTAACGGTTACACTACCATTGATCACTACGAGGTAGACGCCGTTTCCTTTAAAAGCATTGCTATATGCCAACTCCTTACTTTTTTCAATTTTAGTTAAAGAAAAGCGTGCGTCCTGGTTTATCCATAAAGCATTGTCTGCCTCAACAGGCGAAACTACTGTTTGCCATTTATTGATTCTGTCATTTATATCGAACGTACGTTGATCATAGCGAGGTTCAATATTTCTTTTTTTCGGGAAAACCCACAATTGAAAAAGGTTTACCGGTTCAGTAGTAGAAGCATTAAATTCCGAATGTCTCACGCCACTACCGGCACTCATTATTTGCACATCGCCGGCTTTAATAATACCTTGTCCGCCCGTGCTGTCTTTATGTTGTAAAGCACCGGAGTGTGGAATAGTAACTATTTCCATATTATCGTGCGGGTGCGTAGGGAAGCCCCCACCTCCGGCAACAGTATCATCATTTAAAACCCTTAATAAACCAAAATGTACTTTCTCGGGATTATGATATCCTGCAAAGCTGAAGTAGTGTTGTG
The Ferruginibacter albus DNA segment above includes these coding regions:
- the queA gene encoding tRNA preQ1(34) S-adenosylmethionine ribosyltransferase-isomerase QueA is translated as MKLSQFRFDLPLNLIAQNPTKKREDSRMMVIHRKTGQLENRHFRDIIEYFDDKDVMVVNNTKVFPARMYGRKEKTGAKIEVFLLRELNRPNRLWDVIVDPARKIRVGNKLYFGENDELVAEVIDNTTSRGRTIRFLWESSEESFREMLEFLGETPLPKYIKRKPDEEDKERYQTVYAKHEGAVAAPTAGLHFSKELIKRLEIKGLRFAEVTLHTGLGTFRPIEVEDLSKHKMDAEYYAIDDTACKIVNKAKEDGRRICSVGTTTMRAMESSFTAQKLLKPSEGWTNMFIHPPYDFSIADSLITNFHLPKTSLLIMTCAFAGYELTMEAYKKAIKDKYRFFSYGDAMLVV
- a CDS encoding pirin family protein, with the protein product MKTILQKASERGHANHGWLDAQHYFSFAGYHNPEKVHFGLLRVLNDDTVAGGGGFPTHPHDNMEIVTIPHSGALQHKDSTGGQGIIKAGDVQIMSAGSGVRHSEFNASTTEPVNLFQLWVFPKKRNIEPRYDQRTFDINDRINKWQTVVSPVEADNALWINQDARFSLTKIEKSKELAYSNAFKGNGVYLVVINGSVTVNGTTLNKRDALGVWDTDSFTIQANEDAELLAVEVPMN